GCAGGGAATATTGCTATGGAAGGCAAAAAACTAATGGATCGAATTCGTAAGGAGGGAACCCCTGATGTATTATGATATTGTAGTCCTTGGAGTGGTCATCAGTGTTCTTTTTTCCGAATTGACTCAACTGTCTCCAGCAGGTCTGGTGGTTCCCGGCTACATCGCCCTGAACCTAAAATCACCGGAGCGCATTTTTTACACACTGTTGATTGCTCTGCTCACCTGGGGAATTGTAAAACTGATGGGCAACGTAATGATCCTTTATGGGCGTAGAAGCTTTGCTGCCTCTATTCTGGTAGCTTTTTTGATTGACTGGCTTGTAACATTAAGCGGTCTGTTTTTAGGACACCCTAACATGATCGGCTGTTTGGTAGCGGGGATCATGGCTCGGGAATTCGAGCGTCAGGGCCTTTTAAAATCCACTTTATCTCTTGGAATTGTGGTGGCTATTTTGGCGCTCATTATGTTCCTAATTGGGCACCCGGCGTTGGGCTTGTAGGGGGTGCGCCATGAAGCAAAGGCTGACACGGCGGGAAATCCCCCTCGTCTTTCTATTCCTTGTTCTCTGCTTGGCAGTTTGGTGGATCAGTGCCAGCGGACAGTCGGTGAAAACTTCGGATTATGAAGTGAGGCTGGCGGCCGCTCGGCGTATGCAAGCCTGTATGGATGCGGTGAAAAATTATAAGCAGGAACGAAACATTCCCTTAAATCCTGAGGATATTTTTGGGACAGGTATGTTGGGAGAAGAATACAATGGAATCACTACCACCTTAGGGGATTTGCAAGCGAAACGCACGACTGCGAACAGTGACATGGCTGCTTTATGTGTAGCGCTTTTGGAAAAGGCTGGAATTAAGCAAGGCGATACGGTAGGGGTAGGGGTCTCCGGTTCTTTCCCTTCCATGAATCTGGCAGTGCTTTGTGCCTGCGAGGAGATGAAGGTTAAGGCTCTGACGATTCCTTCCGTGGGAGCTTCTACATATGGGGCCAACAACCCGGAGTTGACTTTCCCGGCTATGCTAAAGTTGTTGACTAAAGATGGACTGCTCACGGACAACGTACTAAGAGTGACGCTGGGTGGTGACAGTGACTGCGGTCTTAGCATGGATCCAAAGCTAAGAAATCAGGTGGAGCAGAGTCTTCATAATTTGGGGATTACTCTTTGGAAGGAACCTGACTTTCAGAAAAATCTTCAAGAACGCATGGCTCTCTATGAAGAACATGGTCCCATTTCCTGCTATATCGGTGTGGGAGGCAACATGACTTCTATCGGTATAAGCGGAAAGAAAATGGTTTATGGTGTTACGGGGCCAAAAACGGTGTTGGCGCCGGTAACGGAGAAAAGTGGCCTATTGGACCTTTATCATGATAAAGGATTGCCGGTCATCAATCTGCTCGATATTAAAAAGTTGTGTACCGATTATGGCCTGCCTTTTGATCCTGCTGCATTATCGGAACCTGGAACCAGCGCAATTTATTATGTAACAACCTATTCTGTTCCGGCGGTGATAATCACTTTGCTGTTAGCTTTGGTGATCTTGATTTTATATTGGAGCGGGAGGAAAAAGCGATGAGTAATCTGCAAATTAAGCATATGGACCGACGCAATCTGGTCATCGGAATTTCTCTTGTTCTGTTGAGTCTTCTAATGCCGAATCTGGTAAATGTGCAAAACTTTCAGATTTACGAAATTCTGTACCAATCCATTGCTACTCAGGAGCGGGTTTATATCATTTATGCGGCGCTCAAACTGGTAGCTTTAAATGCGATCCGCTGTATTCCGCATTATGTGGGTGCTTTTTTCATTGGCGAGGCCATCGAGATGAGCTACAAAGGAAAGCCTGTTGCTTTTTTGCGGGCACTTCTGATTTGTACCATTATTCCCATCGTCTATTTTTTAATTGGACAAATTTATCATATTCGATATGACTTTGGTGGACCGGCTTTAATGCTAATTGCCATGCTCGTCATGCTGGAAAAGATCAATTTTAACCTCGTGAATCTCTCCAAAAAGACGCTAATGGTAATCCTGATGATTATATCTTTACAGTTCCTGGATGTAATGCCGGATTTGGATGAATTGCCCTTTGGCCGCGGAGAAACTTCTACGGATATCAAGGTTATTTCTCATTTTATGGGGGCAGACACCTATTTGCAGTTTGCCGCAACCCTGCTGTTTTTTCTGCTCTTTGCCGGGTCTATTCTGATGTGCAAGTTGATTCTGGATGAAAATAACCTGCGCCAAATGAATGAGATTAAAGAACAAAATGAGAAAATGCACACAAAGCAGAGACTGCAGGCTATGGAAGAACGTACTCAGCAGGAGCTGCGCCATTTGGTCCATGACCTTAAAACACCGCTGACTAGTGCGCAGGCTTTGGTGAGTGTAGTAAAGTTAAGCTGTCCGCAAAATAACCGAGAGTTGGAATATCTAACTCGGGTGGAAGATTCTATGGATCACATGAGTTCCATGATTTCGGAAGTGCTGTATGAAAACCGACGATCTGTGGTGACGACTGAACATATCATACGAGCACTTTTGGCACAAATTTCAAACGCGGAGTATGCAACGCTAGTACATACTCGTAATTCGATACCTGAAATTAAGGTCGAAGTCAACGAGATTCGATTTCTGCGGGCGCTAATTAACCTAATAGAAAATTCATACTATGCATTAGAGCCTGGCCGAGAAGGAGATATCTGTGTTTTAGTAACGCTGGATGCTGAAAGCCCTAATGGGGACGTATGCTTTCAAGTGAAAGATAACGGAAAGGGGATCCCGGCAGAAATTTTAAATTCCATCTGGGAAGACGGCTTCTCCACACGAAACTCCCATGGCTTGGGCTTGAGCTTTGTGCATCAAGTGGTAGAACAGAATCATGGAACCATTGAAATGGCCAGTGAAGTGGGAAAGGGATCCATTGCGACCATTCGAATTCCAGAAAGTGAGGAGAATTATGCATAATCCAATCAGAATCCTATCCATCGATGATGAGCCGGATATCCGCTATGCTCTAAAGGCAATTTTTGACTTTGAGGGTTGGAGTGCCTTGATGGCACCGGATGTTCCAGTGGGGCTGAAACTGTTTCGGCAGTATCAGCCAGACCTCGTTTTAATAGATTATCATCTGCCTAATGTCAACGGGATTGAAGGAGTACGCCGCTTGCGGAATCTTTCTTCTACAGTGCCGATCTTGGTTTTCACCATCGATGAGAGCCAAGAGGTGGCTAACCGCTTTTTGGAGGCGGGAGCCACGGACTTTGCTCTTAAACCTATTAAGGCTCCGGATTTAATCTCCCGCATCCATCTGCATATTCGCTTGTTGGAAAGTGAAAGAGCGCCAGACACTTTAGAAAATTTGCCTCTCGCCAAAGGGATCGGACTCCCCACTCTCCACCGGATTATGGAATTTTTTCAAGGACAGAAAATGTTTCTTACCGTGAATCAAGTTGCGGATAGCACGGGTTTTGCTTACCAGACCACCTACCGCTATTTACAGTACATGGTATCTGTTGGTCTAGCAGAGATCTGCAACACCTACGGAAAAATAGGCCGGCCGAAGCAAGGTTACCGGTTAAAGAGTCAAGCCCATAGAGAAAATCATTTGCAACATGCGTCAGAATGCTGATACGCTGGCAATGCTATTTTTAAATAAAACAGATGCTGGTGTTTTATGGAGTGATATAAAAACTGTCATCATAGAAACATTGGATTTTGTCGAATATTAAGAAAAGCGCATTAGGAAGAAATTTATCTTCTTGATGCGCTTTTTAGGCTTAGAAAACCGTAAAAGTTTTACTCAAAGCAGACCAATTTGGACAAGGTTTTTAATTCTGCTCTGTTATTCTTAAAACGCACGCGAAAAATCCGAAAAGTTTTTTATTTTTTTACAGACTAAAAAAGGAATGATATTTATCAATATAACTAAAAAATTAAAAAATAAGTCCCCTTAAAGTCTAGAAGTCTTACAAAATGCTTGAATTTTTTGGGATATGTGATATGATGAGACTATAAATAATACCTAATAAAAAGGTGGAAAAGAGGTCCGTTAATATGCAAAAAAGCAAAAAAGAAAATGATTTGCCTTTGTATCTTTTTCACCAAGGCACGAATTGCCGTACATATCAGTATCTAGGTGTTCATAAAAAGCTAGAATTGGGAAAAGAAGTAATGCAGTGCCGCGCATGGGCGCCAAATGCAAAAGCAGTTTCTATGGTAGGCGATTTTAATAACTGGGATCCTCTGGCAGCGCCGATGGAAAAGATTAGTGATGGAGTTTGGGAGTGTACGCTTCCGTTTGTCTTACAAAAGTATGAACGATATAAATTTTGTGTGACAACGGACGAGGGAGAAGAGCTTTATAAGATCGATCCCTACGCATTCCATTTTGAAACCCGTCCCGGCACAGCCTGCCGCTATTATGAGATTTCTGGATATCAATGGCATGATGACGACTGGCAGAAACAAAAGTTCCGTCATCCGCATGATACGGCTCCCGTTAATATTTATGAGGTACATCTCGGTTCATGGCGGCGCTATCCGGATGGAAATCCATTCAGTTACGAAAAACTTTCGGAAGAATTGATTCCCTATGTCAAAAAGATGGGCTATACGCATATCGAAGTGATGCCTGTAACAGAATATCCATTTGATGGTTCGTGGGGATATCAGGTAACTGGATATTTTGCACCGACTTCCCGATACGGAACGCCGCATCAGTTTATGAAATTGATAGACGATTGCCATAGAGCTGGAATCGGTGTCATTATGGATTGGGTTCCGGCACATTTTCCAAAGGATATGGCAGGACTTGCTCGTTATGATGGTACGCCCTGCTATGAGTATAGCGACCCAAGAAAAGGAGAACATAAGGATTGGGGCACACTGGTCTTTGATTATGGCCGCAGTGAGGTTATGAGCTTTTTGATTTCCAGCGCGGTATTCTGGCTGACAGAGTATCATATCGATGGAATTCGAGTGGATGCAGTTGCTTCGATGCTGTATCTGGATTATAGCCGAAAAGAGGGAGAATGGCTTCCGAATAAGGATGGCGGAAGAGAAAATCTGGAAGCGGTCGCTTTTTTGCAGCGGCTGAATCAAACGGTTTTCAGAGAATGTCCGCAGGCGATGATGATTGCAGAAGAATCAACAGCATGGCCGCTTGTGAGCAAACCTTCCGAAGTGGGCGGTCTGGGATTTAATTACAAGTGGAACATGGGCTGGATGAATGATATGCTGCGCTATATTTCGCTTGATCCCATCTATCGAAAGTTTAACCATGACAGTCTGACGTTTTCATTTTTCTATGCATTTTCGGAAAACTATATTTTGCCGATTTCTCATGATGAGGTCGTCCATGGAAAATGTTCTTTGATCAATAAGATGCCTGGAGACCGACAACAGAAATTTGCAGGAGTGCGGGCATTTATGGCTTATATGATGGCGCATCCAGGCAAAAAGCTCAGTTTTATGGGGAATGAATTCGGCCAGTTTGTCGAATGGAATTACGAAAAGGAGCTGGACTGGGGACTCCTGGAAAATCCGGAACACCAGCAACTGCACCGCTTTTCTCGGGAACTCAACTTGTTTTATCAGGAAATGTCGCCCCTTTGGGAGATTGATTTCAGTTGGGATGGATTTTCATGGATCAGCAATGATGATTACACCCAGAGCGTGATTGCTTTTCAGCGTTTTGACAAGAAGAAGAAAAATTTGATCGTCGTTTGTAATTTCCTTCCGGTAGATCATCCGGATTATAGGATTGGGGTTCCCGAAAGTGGGATCTATGAGGAAATCTTTTCGACAGACCGCACAGAATACGGCGGCAGCGGCGTGACAAACGGCAGCGGAATCAGAAGCAGCAAGAAATTTCCGATGCATCATCAGGAGCAATCAATTTCACTTCATTTGGCGCCGTATGCGGTAATCTATCTAAAACTCAAACGCCACAGTCCTCAAAAGAGAATGCCAACTTTAAAAAAAGGAAAAAAGCAGAAATTGCAAAATTTAAAAAAGTCAAGTAAAACAACTTCCCAAAAAAGTGCTGCACGGTTGCATAGCAGTAAAGAGGTTTGATAGAAGGAGGAATTAACATGTTACCTAAACAAGAAGTCGTGGCAATGCTTTTGGCAGGAGGTCAGGGAAGCCGCCTTGGTGTTTTGACCAAAAAGCTGGCAAAACCGGCGATTCCCTATGGAGGAAAATATCGGATTATTGATTTTCCTCTCTCCAACTGCGTCAATTCAGGAATCGAAACAGTCGGCGTGTTGACTCAGTATCAGCCGCTGATTTTAAATGAATATGTAGGCTCCGGTCAGCCATGGGATCTCGATCGTATGAATGCCGGGGTTACGGTGCTTCCCCCGTATCAGCGCAGTAAGAAGTCGGATTGGTACAAGGGTACTGCCAATGCGATTTATCAGAATATTCCGTATATTGAACGGTATAATCCGGATTATGTTCTGGTCCTTTCCGGCGACCATATTTATAAAATGGATTATTCGAAAATGATTGCGTATCATAAAAAGATGGAAGCGGCATGTACAATTGCTGCTCTCGAAGTCCCAATGGAAGAGGCTTCTCGCTTTGGAATTCTCAATACCAATGAGGATGGTGTAATCGAAGAATTCGATGAAAAACCAAAAGAGCCAAAGAGTAATCAAGCTAGTATGGGCATTTATGTGTTTACTTGGAGCAAACTGCGGCAGTATTTGGAAGAGGATGAAGCGAATCCTAAGAGCAGCAATGATTTCGGACATGATGTACTGCCGGCGATGCTGAGTGCCGGCGAAAAAATGGTTGCATATCACTTTGAAGGATATTGGAAAGATGTTGGCACCATCGAAAGTCTCTGGGAGTCTAATATGGATCTGCTCAATCCTAAAATGCAGATGGATCTTGCACAAGAGGACTGGAAAATTTATTCCCGAAATCCCGTAATGCCGCCGCATTATATCGCAAGGGGTGCAAGAGTGCAGAATTCTATTGTTGCAGAAGGCGGCAATGTTTATGGCACCGTTGATTTCTCAGTGCTGTTTTCCGGCGTTTATATTGCGCCGGGAGCGGTTGTGCGGGACTCCATCATTATGCCTGGGACTCGTGTTGAAGAGAATGCGGTGGTTCAGTATGCGATCGTTTCAGAAAACTCTGTAATCGGGAAAGGCTCTGTTGTTGGAGAACGGCCGGAAGATATGAAAGATAAATCGGCGTGGGGTGTCGCAGTTGTCGGGGATAACTGTACGCTTGCTCCTAATTCGGTCATTCCTCCCAAAGCAATGGTGGATTCGGAAACTTTGGAAGAGGTGGAGACAAAATGAATGGGAATAATGTATTGGGAATTATTTTCTCCAACGTTCATGAGGAAAAACTGAGAGAGCTGACAGAGATCCGTACGATGGGCAGTGTCCCTTTTGGCGGCAGGTATCGTCTGATCGATTTTGGACTTTCAAATATGGTGAACTCTGGGATCAATAAAGTCGGTGTTATCACGAAGGCAAACTATCAGTCTTTAATGGACCATCTTGGCTCTGGAAAAGCATGGGACCTTTCCAGAAAACGCGAGGGATTGTTTCTTCTACCGCCGTTTTCTGCAAATTCTTCTCAATATTCCAGCAGCCGGGTAGAAGCACTTTCTTCCATTCGCCGTTTCCTTCAAAATTCCAAAGAAGAATATGTGGCGTTGATGGATGCGGATTTTGTCTGTAATATTAAATTTTCCGATGTGATGGCATCCCATCTTGACAAAGAGGCCGATATGACGATCGTTTATCGTTACGGTGAAGTCCCCAGCGGATTGCCGGCGCCGTTGGTTTGCGATGTGGACCCGGATGGGGTAATTCAGGACGTATTGGTGGATCCAAAATTGCAGGGAGCCTGCAATTATGCGATTGGCCTGACCATTCTTCGCCGGGAGCTTTTGATGGAACTGGTAGATGACTGTGTCAGCCGCAACCTTTATGATTTTAAACGTGATTTTATTCAGCGCAATGTACGCCGCCTTCGAGTCTGTGGATATGCGTTTACCGGATATATTCGTCATCTTTGCAGTATCAATGAATATTTCGAAGCAAGTATGTCGCTGATGCAGCCGGCAGTTCGTGCTGAACTTTTTAATGCGGAGCGCCCGATTTATACAAAGGTGCGGGATGATATGCCTGCACGGTATGGCCTGGAGTGTTCCGTGCAGAACAGTATTGTAGCAGATGGCTGTGTAATTGAAGGAGAAGTTGAAAATTGTATTCTGTTCCGCGGAGTCCATGTAGGGAAAGGCAGCCAGATACATAATTGCGTAATTATGCAGGATACAAAAATCGGACCTAATTGCCAGTTAAATTATGTGATTACCGATAAAGATGTTGTCCTAAAAAATGATCGCTCTTTACAGGGCTATCAGTCTTATCCGATCTTTATCAGTAAGGGCAGCATTGTCTAACCACTTTTATCTTTTCGTGATACAAAAAGCGCTGAAAAGTTCCCTCAAAAGGACAGAAGGAGGTTCTTTAGAAGATGAAAGTTCTTTATTGCACCAGCGAGGCGAGACCTTTTGCTGCGACCGGAGGGCTTGCGGATGTAGCGGGCTCTTTGCCGCAGGCACTCCGTCAGCGTTTG
This genomic window from Caproicibacterium sp. BJN0003 contains:
- the pgsW gene encoding poly-gamma-glutamate system protein — translated: MKQRLTRREIPLVFLFLVLCLAVWWISASGQSVKTSDYEVRLAAARRMQACMDAVKNYKQERNIPLNPEDIFGTGMLGEEYNGITTTLGDLQAKRTTANSDMAALCVALLEKAGIKQGDTVGVGVSGSFPSMNLAVLCACEEMKVKALTIPSVGASTYGANNPELTFPAMLKLLTKDGLLTDNVLRVTLGGDSDCGLSMDPKLRNQVEQSLHNLGITLWKEPDFQKNLQERMALYEEHGPISCYIGVGGNMTSIGISGKKMVYGVTGPKTVLAPVTEKSGLLDLYHDKGLPVINLLDIKKLCTDYGLPFDPAALSEPGTSAIYYVTTYSVPAVIITLLLALVILILYWSGRKKR
- the glgB gene encoding 1,4-alpha-glucan branching protein GlgB → MQKSKKENDLPLYLFHQGTNCRTYQYLGVHKKLELGKEVMQCRAWAPNAKAVSMVGDFNNWDPLAAPMEKISDGVWECTLPFVLQKYERYKFCVTTDEGEELYKIDPYAFHFETRPGTACRYYEISGYQWHDDDWQKQKFRHPHDTAPVNIYEVHLGSWRRYPDGNPFSYEKLSEELIPYVKKMGYTHIEVMPVTEYPFDGSWGYQVTGYFAPTSRYGTPHQFMKLIDDCHRAGIGVIMDWVPAHFPKDMAGLARYDGTPCYEYSDPRKGEHKDWGTLVFDYGRSEVMSFLISSAVFWLTEYHIDGIRVDAVASMLYLDYSRKEGEWLPNKDGGRENLEAVAFLQRLNQTVFRECPQAMMIAEESTAWPLVSKPSEVGGLGFNYKWNMGWMNDMLRYISLDPIYRKFNHDSLTFSFFYAFSENYILPISHDEVVHGKCSLINKMPGDRQQKFAGVRAFMAYMMAHPGKKLSFMGNEFGQFVEWNYEKELDWGLLENPEHQQLHRFSRELNLFYQEMSPLWEIDFSWDGFSWISNDDYTQSVIAFQRFDKKKKNLIVVCNFLPVDHPDYRIGVPESGIYEEIFSTDRTEYGGSGVTNGSGIRSSKKFPMHHQEQSISLHLAPYAVIYLKLKRHSPQKRMPTLKKGKKQKLQNLKKSSKTTSQKSAARLHSSKEV
- a CDS encoding glucose-1-phosphate adenylyltransferase, which encodes MLPKQEVVAMLLAGGQGSRLGVLTKKLAKPAIPYGGKYRIIDFPLSNCVNSGIETVGVLTQYQPLILNEYVGSGQPWDLDRMNAGVTVLPPYQRSKKSDWYKGTANAIYQNIPYIERYNPDYVLVLSGDHIYKMDYSKMIAYHKKMEAACTIAALEVPMEEASRFGILNTNEDGVIEEFDEKPKEPKSNQASMGIYVFTWSKLRQYLEEDEANPKSSNDFGHDVLPAMLSAGEKMVAYHFEGYWKDVGTIESLWESNMDLLNPKMQMDLAQEDWKIYSRNPVMPPHYIARGARVQNSIVAEGGNVYGTVDFSVLFSGVYIAPGAVVRDSIIMPGTRVEENAVVQYAIVSENSVIGKGSVVGERPEDMKDKSAWGVAVVGDNCTLAPNSVIPPKAMVDSETLEEVETK
- a CDS encoding response regulator encodes the protein MHNPIRILSIDDEPDIRYALKAIFDFEGWSALMAPDVPVGLKLFRQYQPDLVLIDYHLPNVNGIEGVRRLRNLSSTVPILVFTIDESQEVANRFLEAGATDFALKPIKAPDLISRIHLHIRLLESERAPDTLENLPLAKGIGLPTLHRIMEFFQGQKMFLTVNQVADSTGFAYQTTYRYLQYMVSVGLAEICNTYGKIGRPKQGYRLKSQAHRENHLQHASEC
- the pgsC gene encoding poly-gamma-glutamate biosynthesis protein PgsC — translated: MYYDIVVLGVVISVLFSELTQLSPAGLVVPGYIALNLKSPERIFYTLLIALLTWGIVKLMGNVMILYGRRSFAASILVAFLIDWLVTLSGLFLGHPNMIGCLVAGIMAREFERQGLLKSTLSLGIVVAILALIMFLIGHPALGL
- a CDS encoding sensor histidine kinase encodes the protein MSNLQIKHMDRRNLVIGISLVLLSLLMPNLVNVQNFQIYEILYQSIATQERVYIIYAALKLVALNAIRCIPHYVGAFFIGEAIEMSYKGKPVAFLRALLICTIIPIVYFLIGQIYHIRYDFGGPALMLIAMLVMLEKINFNLVNLSKKTLMVILMIISLQFLDVMPDLDELPFGRGETSTDIKVISHFMGADTYLQFAATLLFFLLFAGSILMCKLILDENNLRQMNEIKEQNEKMHTKQRLQAMEERTQQELRHLVHDLKTPLTSAQALVSVVKLSCPQNNRELEYLTRVEDSMDHMSSMISEVLYENRRSVVTTEHIIRALLAQISNAEYATLVHTRNSIPEIKVEVNEIRFLRALINLIENSYYALEPGREGDICVLVTLDAESPNGDVCFQVKDNGKGIPAEILNSIWEDGFSTRNSHGLGLSFVHQVVEQNHGTIEMASEVGKGSIATIRIPESEENYA
- the glgD gene encoding glucose-1-phosphate adenylyltransferase subunit GlgD: MNGNNVLGIIFSNVHEEKLRELTEIRTMGSVPFGGRYRLIDFGLSNMVNSGINKVGVITKANYQSLMDHLGSGKAWDLSRKREGLFLLPPFSANSSQYSSSRVEALSSIRRFLQNSKEEYVALMDADFVCNIKFSDVMASHLDKEADMTIVYRYGEVPSGLPAPLVCDVDPDGVIQDVLVDPKLQGACNYAIGLTILRRELLMELVDDCVSRNLYDFKRDFIQRNVRRLRVCGYAFTGYIRHLCSINEYFEASMSLMQPAVRAELFNAERPIYTKVRDDMPARYGLECSVQNSIVADGCVIEGEVENCILFRGVHVGKGSQIHNCVIMQDTKIGPNCQLNYVITDKDVVLKNDRSLQGYQSYPIFISKGSIV